From one Mytilus edulis chromosome 1, xbMytEdul2.2, whole genome shotgun sequence genomic stretch:
- the LOC139517768 gene encoding regulator of MON1-CCZ1 complex-like, which translates to MAQQNDGCFYIELCKNPIRFDPVDKVTNVFYDDANRQVFAVRSCGAMGVVVKGPNDSNSLTFRMESRGDVLSIKFSGDKRILGVQRSQKSVEFINFSPDGTTDQLEYSQTCKGRSTIINGFVWTAINEICFITDHGIEFYQVTPERRTLKCLKTINVSVVWHKWLAESNLLLIASGSLSNTLNPFYFRAGSVIKLPKFEVDLPVVPKQTKPNLMERDVSMATIYNQLYIVILRHQPRPGSQGAEIVLYQISRDTPARKTDVLRLDMSGRFAINVSDNLIVVHHQASKTSVIFDIQLETETDGFAKYHYPVVSPLPLKPFKLLLPSLCVQENKMMEYNCELYSANWIVFQPNIVIDAKLGCLWYVELKLEPLVTMIPDKSRLMKLLLLRKDSKSVILSVCREMLKPGQQADLSTIAKILDMLNKVYQQHLEKEVLILAGEIPGTDFNHAQVIVDQSEMYTHVFSEFEDNQEIKYKFKVAVLIEYIRSLSQCNIPVQHYLYELIINILVRNNCFYQLHQFLQYHVLADSKPLACLMLSLEHVYAPAHQLALDMLKRVSTANEEIIEVLLSKHQLLPAVRFIRSVGIVDTVSARKFLEAAMNTDDSMLFYTVFKFFEQRNIRLRQNPRFPAGEHCEEYVKHFEGLFGTDALASLAA; encoded by the exons ATGGCACAACAAAACGATGGGTGTTTTTACATCGAACTTTGTAAAAACCCTATTCGATTCGACCCAGTTGATAAAGTCACAAACGTATTCTATGACGACGCTAATAGACAG GTATTTGCAGTACGTTCCTGTGGAGCTATGGGGGTGGTGGTTAAAGGACCAAACGATAGCAACTCTCTTACTTTCAG AATGGAAAGCAGAGGAGATGTTTTATCTATAAAATTTTCTGGGGACAAAAGAATTCTAGGTGTACAAAGATCACAAAAATCAGTT GAATTTATAAATTTTTCACCTGATGGAACAACCGATCAGTTAGAATACTCACAGACATGTAAG GGTAGGTCTACAATTATTAATGGATTTGTGTGGACAGCaattaatgaaatatgttttataaCAGATCATGGAATAGAATTTTACCAG GTAACTCCTGAACGACGGACACTCAAGTGTTTAAAGACTATAAATGTTAGTGTTGTATGGCATAAATGGCTG GCTGAAAGCAATTTACTGTTGATTGCCTCTGGTAGTCTTAGCAACACATTGAATCCTTTTTATTTTCGA GCAGGATCTGTGATTAAATTGCCCAAGTTTGAAGTGGATCTTCCAGTTGTTCCAAAACAGACAAAACCTAATTTAATGGAAAGAGATGTTTCTATGGCAACTAT ATATAACCAGTTGTATATTGTAATACTCAGACATCAACCAAGACCTGGATCACAAGGCGCTGAAATTGTATTGTACCAAATATCAAG ggACACACCAGCACGTAAAACAGATGTTTTAAGATTAGATATGAGTGGAAGATTTGCTATAAATGTTTCTGATAATTTAATAGTGGTACATCATCAAGCTTCTAAG ACATCTGTAATATTTGATATCCAATTGGAAACAGAAACAGATGGTTTTGCCAAATATCATTATCCTGTTGTATCACCACTGCCTCTTAAACCATTTAAGTTACTTTTACCTT CTCTTTGtgttcaagaaaataaaatgatggAGTACAATTGTGAATTAT ATTCAGCTAACTGGATAGTGTTTCAGCCAAATATTGTAATTGATGCTAAATTAG GATGTTTGTGGTATGTAGAGTTGAAGTTAGAACCTTTAGTCACCATGATACCTGACAAG AGTCGTCTGATGAAACTTTTACTACTAAGAAAAGATAGTAAATCAGTAATATTATCTGTATGTCGAGAAATGTTAAAACCAGGGCAACAGGCCGATTTGTCTACCATAGCCAAAATATTAGACATGCTGAATAAAGTTTACCAACAACATTTAGAAAAAGAGGTGCTAATACTG GCTGGTGAGATTCCTGGTACTGATTTTAACCATGCACAAGTTATAGTAGACCAGTCAGAAATGTATACTCATGTATTCTCAGAATTTGAAGATAATCAg gaaataaaatataagtttAAAGTAGCAGTATTGATAGAATATATAAGATCTTTGAGCCAATGTAACATTCCTGTTCAG catTACCTGTATGAATTAATCATCAACATTTTAGTGAGAAATAATTGTTTTTACCAACTGCATCAGTTTTTACAGTACCATGTGTTAGCCGATTCTAAACCATTAGCTTGTTTGATGTTGTCTTTAGAACATGTATATGCTCCAGCTCATCAGTTAGCTCTAGACATGTTAAAG agagtATCAACAGCAAATGAAGAAATAATTGAGGTTCTATTATCAAAACATCAGTTACTGCCTGCTGTAAG gtTTATTAGAAGTGTTGGGATAGTAGATACTGTATCAGCTAGGAAATTTTTAGAAGCAGCAATGAACACAGATGATTCAATGTTATTTTATACagtgtttaaattttttgaacAAAGAAACATCAGATTAAGACAAAATCCTAGATTTCCTGCAG GTGAACATTGTGAAGAATATGTGAAACATTTTGAAGGATTATTTGGTACAGATGCACTTGCTTCGTTGGCAGCATAA